A window of Zingiber officinale cultivar Zhangliang chromosome 5A, Zo_v1.1, whole genome shotgun sequence contains these coding sequences:
- the LOC121981538 gene encoding methylthioribose-1-phosphate isomerase-like: MAAEINGSSPGTLQSICYERGSLRLLDQTRLPLETVYLDIKDSSDGWTAIRDMVVRGAPAIAIAAALSLAIEVFNLDFSGTPEDAASYLAKKLEYLVSSRPTAVNLSDAAEKLRSLVLKIAETANEAQTVFQAYVDAAETMLVDDVAANKAIGFHGASHLGSHLENMQKISVLTHCNTGSLATAGYGTALGVIRALQTEGWLEKAFCTETRPFNQGSRLTAFELVHDQIPATLIADSAVAALMKAGVVNAVVVGADRIAANGDTANKIGTYSVALSAYHHGIQFYVAAPITSIDLSISSGDQIVIEERSEKELLHSDGGRGKQVAASGISVWNPAFDVTPARLITAIFTEKGVIRKSSEDAFDIKGFIESAK; this comes from the exons ATGGCGGCCGAGATTAACGGGTCTTCCCCCGGCACTCTGCAGTCCATCTGCTACGAGCGGGGATCCCTTCGCCTTCTCGATCAG ACAAGGCTTCCCCTCGAAACTGTGTACTTGGATATCAAGGATTCCTCCGATGGATG GACTGCAATAAGGGATATGGTGGTCCGTGGTGCACCAGCAATTGCAATAGCGGCTGCACTTTCCCTAGCAATTGAAGTTTTTAATCTTGACTTTAGCGGGACACCAGAAGATGCAGCTTCTTACCTCGCCAAGAAATTAGAATACCTTGTTTCTAG TCGACCAACTGCTGTGAATCTTTCTGATGCTGCAGAAAAGCTTCGAAGCCTCGTGCTAAAGATAGCAGAGACAGCTAATGAGGCACAAACTGTTTTTCAG GCTTATGTTGATGCTGCTGAAACTATGCTTGTTGATGATGTTGCTGCCAATAAAGCAATTGGCTTTCATGGAGCTAGTCATCTCGGATCACACCTAGAAAACATGCAGAAAATTTCTGTTTTAACACATTGTAACACTGGAAG TCTTGCTACTGCTGGATATGGAACTGCATTGGGTGTTATCCGTGCCCTTCAGACCGAAGGATGGTTAGAAAAAGCATTCTGCACTGAAACACGACCTTTTAACCAG GGCTCCAGGCTCACTGCCTTTGAACTTGTTCACGACCAGATTCCTGCAACCTTGATTGCTGACTCTGCTGTGGCGGCTCTAATGAAAGCAGGCGTTGTGAATGCAGTTGTTGTTGGTGCTGATCGTATTGCTGCAAATG GTGATACGGCCAACAAAATTGGAACCTACAGTGTGGCTCTCTCAGCATATCACCATGGGATACAATTCTACGTTGCAGCACCCATAACCTCTATTGATCTTTCGATTTCTTccggagatcaaattgttatagAGGAAAGATCAGAAAAGGAGTTGCTGCATTCTGATGGAGGAAGAGGAAAGCAAGTCGCTGCTTCTGGGATTTCAGTTTGGAATCCGGCCTTCGACGTTACTCCAGCAAGACTTATAACTGCCATTTTTACTGAAAAG GGTGTCATCCGAAAGTCTAGTGAAGATGCTTTCGATATTAAAGGTTTCATAGAAAGTGCAAAGTGA